One window of Agromyces rhizosphaerae genomic DNA carries:
- a CDS encoding RNA polymerase-binding protein RbpA, which translates to MVSGNSAIRGSRVGAGPMGEQDHGYHAERVAVSYWDSLGNETVRYFSATLPEEEIPDVIDSPSTGLPAGRDKDNPPSEQKAEPYKTHLAYVKERRSEDEAEQLLDEALQQLRARRGQSS; encoded by the coding sequence GTGGTATCGGGTAACAGCGCAATCCGCGGCTCGCGCGTCGGCGCGGGCCCCATGGGCGAGCAGGATCACGGGTACCACGCCGAGCGCGTGGCGGTCAGCTACTGGGACTCGCTCGGCAACGAGACCGTGCGGTACTTCTCGGCGACCCTGCCCGAGGAGGAGATCCCGGACGTCATCGACAGCCCCTCGACGGGTCTGCCCGCCGGTCGCGACAAGGACAACCCGCCGTCCGAGCAGAAGGCAGAGCCCTACAAGACGCACCTCGCCTACGTGAAGGAGCGTCGGTCGGAGGACGAGGCCGAGCAGCTGCTCGACGAGGCGCTGCAGCAGCTGCGCGCGCGTCGCGGGCAGAGCTCCTGA
- the pgl gene encoding 6-phosphogluconolactonase, with amino-acid sequence MTNDRRVLVHSGKPALASAVAARFITKVLDLLDEKPELHIALTGGSMGIAVLDAIRHSPASDTIAWDRLHFWWGDDRWVPGGDRERNDAQAWEALLDHVPVDSGKVHAMPASDSGLDLDEAADAYAATLREFAAGDDDHPVFDITFLGVGPDGHIASLFPHRSGIGVTDRTVIAVRQSPKPPPERLSLTRPVLNASERVWMVLAGGDKASALGLALAGASRDEVPVAGIKGRRRTVFFVDGEAAAEVPPQLIAPDY; translated from the coding sequence ATGACCAACGACCGACGCGTCCTCGTGCACTCGGGCAAGCCGGCGCTCGCCAGCGCGGTCGCCGCCCGGTTCATCACGAAGGTGCTCGACCTGCTGGACGAGAAGCCGGAGCTGCACATCGCGCTGACGGGCGGTTCCATGGGCATCGCGGTGCTCGACGCGATCCGCCACTCGCCCGCATCCGACACCATCGCCTGGGACCGCCTGCACTTCTGGTGGGGCGACGACCGCTGGGTGCCCGGCGGCGACCGCGAGCGCAACGACGCCCAGGCGTGGGAGGCGCTGCTCGACCACGTACCGGTGGACTCCGGCAAGGTGCACGCGATGCCGGCCTCCGACTCCGGGCTCGACCTGGACGAGGCCGCGGACGCCTACGCCGCGACGCTCCGCGAGTTCGCAGCCGGCGACGACGACCACCCGGTGTTCGACATCACGTTCCTCGGCGTCGGACCCGACGGCCACATCGCCTCGTTGTTCCCGCACCGGTCCGGCATCGGCGTGACCGACCGCACGGTGATCGCCGTGCGGCAGTCGCCGAAGCCCCCGCCCGAGCGGCTGAGCCTGACGCGCCCGGTGCTGAACGCCTCCGAGCGCGTCTGGATGGTGCTCGCGGGCGGCGACAAGGCCTCGGCCCTCGGCCTGGCCCTCGCCGGCGCGAGCCGCGACGAGGTTCCCGTCGCGGGCATCAAGGGCCGCCGGCGCACGGTGTTCTTCGTCGACGGCGAGGCGGCGGCCGAGGTGCCCCCGCAGCTCATCGCGCCCGACTACTGA
- the secG gene encoding preprotein translocase subunit SecG, translated as MDILQVVLQVLLGLTSLLLTLLILLHKGRGGGLSDMFGGGMTSSLGASGVAERNLNRITVVLGLVWVSCIVVLGLITKFDTGI; from the coding sequence GTGGATATTCTCCAGGTCGTGCTGCAGGTCCTGCTGGGCCTGACCAGCCTCCTGCTGACGCTGCTCATCCTGCTGCACAAGGGTCGCGGTGGCGGCCTGTCCGACATGTTCGGCGGCGGAATGACGTCCAGCCTCGGCGCCTCCGGCGTCGCGGAGCGGAACCTCAATCGCATCACCGTGGTGCTCGGACTCGTCTGGGTCTCGTGCATCGTGGTCCTGGGACTCATCACCAAGTTCGACACCGGCATCTGA